One genomic region from Pyrinomonadaceae bacterium encodes:
- a CDS encoding proline dehydrogenase family protein, whose product MLTRSALLYLARQDKLKDFAARFAAFRKITARFIAGETDDQAVAAIKELNARGCSASFDHLNESVDSVAETEGEVREYLNVLAKIDESHINSNVSIKLTQFGLDIDPELAYRNARAVVADAARRGNFVRVDMESSAVTQITIDIFKRLRSEFGLNDVGIVLQSYLRRTYDDAQDLLKIPARIRICKGAYNEPPEVAFPDKKDVDENYVRVMKLLLSSGTYHGIATHDPHMINATIRHARDQGIGKEAFEFQMLYGIRRDLQEKLARDGYNMRVYVPYGKHWYPYFMRRLAERPANIWFVMKNLWK is encoded by the coding sequence ATGCTAACTCGCAGCGCGCTGCTTTACCTCGCCCGTCAGGACAAACTCAAAGATTTCGCCGCGCGTTTCGCGGCGTTCAGAAAGATCACCGCACGGTTCATCGCCGGCGAAACGGACGACCAAGCCGTGGCCGCGATCAAGGAACTTAACGCGCGCGGATGTTCCGCCTCGTTCGATCACCTGAACGAATCCGTCGATAGCGTCGCGGAAACCGAAGGCGAAGTGCGTGAGTATCTCAACGTGCTTGCGAAAATCGACGAGTCACATATCAACTCGAACGTCTCGATCAAGCTGACCCAGTTCGGCCTCGATATCGATCCGGAACTGGCCTATCGCAACGCGCGTGCAGTCGTCGCCGACGCCGCCCGGCGCGGCAACTTTGTGCGCGTCGATATGGAGAGCTCAGCGGTTACTCAGATTACGATCGATATCTTCAAGCGGCTGCGCAGCGAATTTGGTCTGAATGACGTGGGAATAGTTTTGCAGTCGTACCTGCGGCGGACCTACGACGACGCGCAGGACTTGTTAAAGATTCCGGCACGTATACGCATCTGCAAAGGCGCCTACAACGAGCCCCCCGAAGTTGCATTCCCAGACAAGAAGGACGTGGATGAAAATTATGTGCGGGTGATGAAACTTCTGCTCTCCAGCGGCACCTATCATGGAATCGCCACCCACGACCCGCACATGATTAACGCCACGATTCGCCACGCGCGCGATCAGGGAATCGGCAAGGAAGCTTTCGAGTTTCAGATGCTTTACGGCATCCGCCGCGATTTGCAGGAGAAACTGGCGCGCGACGGGTATAATATGCGCGTCTATGTGCCATACGGTAAGCACTGGTATCCGTATTTTATGCGCCGGCTCGCGGAACGTCCGGCAAATATTTGGTTTGTGATGAAGAACCTTTGGAAGTAG
- a CDS encoding NfeD family protein, translating to MENYFWIVWLILGALLITAEIFSTGFVLLWFGIGALAAALANLAGVTSLPLQFLIFAVVSIGLTAASRTIFVNYFSREKSGGDLKSGADALPGQVGTVVTSSRGALHEGAVKVFGSTWTAYPADGEEPLEAGDRVQVERVKGASIYVRRTGQVPDWRGKELKS from the coding sequence ATGGAAAACTACTTCTGGATTGTTTGGCTGATTCTCGGCGCACTTTTAATCACCGCTGAGATCTTCTCAACTGGATTTGTACTGCTATGGTTTGGTATCGGCGCTTTGGCCGCGGCGCTGGCTAATCTCGCAGGCGTCACCAGCCTGCCATTGCAGTTCCTGATTTTTGCCGTGGTTTCAATTGGGCTGACTGCTGCATCGCGCACCATCTTCGTCAACTACTTTTCGCGTGAGAAGTCCGGCGGCGATCTGAAAAGCGGCGCCGATGCCCTCCCAGGTCAGGTAGGCACGGTCGTTACTTCCAGTCGCGGCGCGCTGCATGAAGGCGCCGTCAAAGTATTCGGTTCAACCTGGACTGCTTATCCGGCTGACGGTGAAGAGCCGCTTGAAGCCGGCGACCGCGTGCAGGTCGAGCGGGTCAAGGGTGCTTCGATTTATGTTCGTCGTACTGGGCAGGTGCCCGACTGGCGCGGGAAGGAATTGAAGTCTTAG
- a CDS encoding protein phosphatase 2C domain-containing protein yields the protein MLVELHAKSDVGRVRRGNEDNFLLLDLGTQQAWTGSDGADSPSEMNQLDVGEKGLVLVVSDGMGGALAGDVASRMAIDSVREVMTGNDGNACDPESSLVDCLKHATLQANRAIHYKSLEDSRCSGMGATLTGAAIRHDMLDLVQVGDSRAYVVRGDQIRLATKDQSLVQQLVDVGQISEEEAETHMFRNVILQALGAQTELTPVTARIQLRQGDVLLLCSDGLSGKLRNEEIRQIVSDSSDDLTAACDALVAAANDRGGEDNITVVLAKFSGEDLQDSAGDRITIELPVMDDDKTLDETEIDTQHRTPRL from the coding sequence ATGCTCGTAGAGCTACACGCCAAATCCGATGTAGGCCGCGTGCGCCGTGGCAACGAAGATAATTTTCTGCTTCTCGATCTGGGGACGCAGCAGGCGTGGACTGGCTCGGATGGCGCAGACAGCCCGTCAGAGATGAATCAACTGGACGTCGGCGAAAAAGGTTTGGTCCTGGTCGTATCAGACGGCATGGGCGGTGCGCTGGCCGGCGATGTCGCCAGCCGCATGGCCATCGATTCGGTGCGCGAAGTAATGACCGGAAATGACGGTAATGCCTGCGATCCGGAATCGTCGCTGGTTGATTGTCTGAAACACGCCACCCTGCAAGCCAACCGCGCGATCCACTATAAGAGTCTCGAGGACAGCCGTTGCAGCGGCATGGGCGCGACGTTAACCGGCGCCGCTATTCGCCACGACATGCTCGACCTCGTGCAGGTGGGTGACAGTCGTGCGTATGTTGTGCGCGGCGATCAGATTCGCCTGGCCACTAAGGATCAGTCGCTCGTGCAGCAGCTTGTGGACGTCGGCCAAATCAGTGAGGAAGAAGCCGAGACGCACATGTTTCGGAACGTGATTCTTCAGGCCCTGGGCGCCCAGACTGAGCTGACGCCTGTCACGGCGCGCATTCAGCTTCGCCAGGGCGACGTGCTATTGCTTTGCAGTGACGGGCTGTCAGGAAAACTGCGGAATGAAGAGATTCGTCAAATCGTGAGTGACTCGAGTGACGACTTAACCGCCGCCTGCGATGCCCTGGTGGCAGCCGCGAACGACCGCGGCGGCGAAGACAACATCACGGTTGTGTTGGCAAAATTTTCAGGGGAAGATTTACAAGACTCAGCCGGAGACCGGATTACGATCGAGTTGCCGGTGATGGATGACGATAAGACGCTCGACGAAACTGAGATAGACACGCAGCATCGCACGCCCAGGCTCTGA
- a CDS encoding cystathionine gamma-synthase, translating to MLSPFAISSRKSTFRASTMGFATTAIHAGNEPDSATGAVSVPIYQTSTYAQDGLGKNKGFEYARTANPTRLALERNIAALEGAQFGYAFASGMAAIDATLRLIKANEHVIVSDNTYGGTFRLFSKILSNYCIEFDFVDTADVTNVEAAIKDNTRMVFIETPTNPVMMITDLQAVSDVAHAAGARVVCDNTFMSPYLQRPIEFGVDIVVHSTTKFLNGHSDGIGGAVVLNNEDDAAWIQFVQNSAGAILSPFDSWLVLRGTKTLALRMEQHDKSGRAVAAFLEDHPKVQKIYYPGSLSHKQHELAKRQQKGFGSMISFDVGSLEAARTVLESTKLCTLAESLGGVETLICHPATMTHASVTAESRDRLGITDGLVRISVGIEDTDDIIADLDQALASVG from the coding sequence ATACTATCGCCTTTCGCAATCAGCTCCCGAAAATCTACTTTTCGAGCTTCAACTATGGGCTTCGCAACAACGGCAATTCACGCCGGCAATGAACCAGACTCCGCTACGGGAGCGGTGAGCGTCCCCATCTATCAAACGTCAACGTACGCGCAGGACGGCCTCGGCAAAAATAAGGGATTTGAGTACGCGCGCACCGCGAATCCGACGCGTCTGGCGCTCGAGCGGAACATCGCGGCACTTGAAGGCGCCCAGTTCGGTTACGCGTTCGCCTCAGGAATGGCCGCCATCGATGCGACGCTACGGCTGATTAAAGCCAACGAGCACGTAATCGTTTCCGACAACACGTATGGCGGGACGTTTCGGCTCTTCAGCAAGATTCTTTCGAACTATTGTATCGAGTTCGACTTTGTGGACACCGCGGATGTGACGAACGTCGAAGCCGCCATCAAAGACAACACGCGCATGGTGTTTATTGAGACGCCGACGAATCCGGTGATGATGATCACGGATTTGCAAGCAGTCAGCGACGTGGCGCATGCCGCGGGAGCACGCGTCGTCTGCGACAACACTTTCATGTCGCCGTACCTGCAAAGACCGATTGAGTTCGGTGTCGATATAGTCGTTCATTCGACGACGAAATTTCTGAATGGCCATTCGGACGGTATCGGAGGCGCGGTCGTGCTCAATAACGAAGACGACGCCGCGTGGATTCAATTCGTCCAGAACAGCGCCGGCGCGATTCTTTCTCCGTTTGATTCCTGGCTGGTTTTGCGCGGCACCAAAACTCTGGCGCTGCGCATGGAGCAGCATGACAAATCCGGACGCGCAGTGGCCGCGTTTCTCGAGGACCATCCGAAGGTGCAGAAGATTTACTACCCGGGATCGCTGTCGCACAAACAGCACGAGCTGGCCAAGCGCCAACAGAAGGGCTTCGGCAGTATGATTTCGTTCGATGTCGGATCGCTTGAGGCGGCGCGGACGGTGCTCGAATCTACAAAACTTTGCACGCTCGCGGAAAGTCTCGGCGGCGTTGAGACGTTGATTTGTCATCCAGCCACCATGACGCACGCCTCGGTTACGGCCGAATCGCGCGATCGGCTCGGTATTACCGATGGGTTGGTGCGAATTTCCGTCGGCATCGAAGACACTGACGACATCATTGCAGATTTGGATCAGGCGCTCGCCTCCGTTGGGTGA
- a CDS encoding PilZ domain-containing protein has protein sequence MAETEDPQEISHDDRRQHDRSRLIVDVHFDGAESTGVASTKDISPGGLYMSTQTRIPVGARLALRIPIGGDHVIVTGEVVYSNPGEGVGVKFNELTDDTRRALELGLRPA, from the coding sequence ATGGCCGAAACCGAAGACCCTCAGGAAATTTCGCACGATGATCGACGGCAACACGACCGCTCGCGTTTGATCGTGGACGTACACTTTGATGGAGCTGAATCAACCGGTGTCGCGAGCACTAAGGACATCAGCCCTGGCGGCCTGTACATGAGCACGCAGACGCGCATTCCGGTCGGGGCCAGGCTGGCGCTGCGCATACCCATCGGCGGCGATCACGTGATCGTCACCGGAGAGGTCGTTTACAGCAATCCCGGCGAAGGTGTAGGCGTGAAATTCAACGAGTTGACAGACGACACGCGTCGCGCGTTGGAGCTTGGGTTACGACCGGCATAG
- a CDS encoding carboxylate-amine ligase produces the protein MFDQFTLGIEEEFQIVDPATRELRSHVTEFLDEGRMILGEQIKPEMIQSMIEVGTGICQNIQEARADISNLRGVIASLAEKNGLRIVAASTHPISRWQDQKIFEDERYELLVQELQTVARSLLIFGLHVHVGIPDRERQIHIMNASRYFLPHILALTTSSPFWMGHNTGLKSYRSEIFKQFPRTDIPDHFDSYPGFQRYVDLLVKTGCINDGKKIWWDCRPHPVFPTLEFRICDIPTRVDDTVAIAALFQAIVAKLTKLIERNLGFRLYRRMLIQENKWRAVRWGLEGKMIDFGKQKEVPTRDLVLELLEFVDDVLDDLGSRKEVEHIHTILQRGTSAEEQLRIYRETNDLTAVVDRLMELTMENVPRDVDLNVGKFATAPSTIAK, from the coding sequence ATGTTCGACCAATTCACACTCGGCATTGAAGAAGAGTTCCAGATCGTTGATCCGGCAACGCGGGAGCTGCGTTCGCACGTCACTGAGTTTCTGGATGAAGGGCGGATGATTCTCGGGGAGCAGATCAAGCCCGAGATGATTCAGTCCATGATCGAAGTGGGCACCGGCATTTGCCAAAACATTCAGGAAGCGCGCGCCGACATATCGAACCTGCGCGGGGTCATTGCCTCACTTGCCGAAAAAAACGGACTTCGGATCGTTGCCGCGTCCACTCATCCGATTTCGCGTTGGCAGGACCAGAAAATTTTCGAGGATGAGCGATACGAGCTGTTGGTCCAGGAGCTGCAAACCGTGGCTCGTTCGCTTTTGATCTTTGGCTTGCACGTTCACGTCGGTATTCCGGACCGCGAGCGCCAGATCCACATCATGAATGCCTCGCGCTATTTTCTGCCGCACATCCTCGCGCTCACCACGTCGTCGCCGTTCTGGATGGGTCATAACACGGGCTTGAAGAGTTATCGGTCGGAAATCTTCAAACAGTTTCCGCGCACTGACATTCCCGATCACTTTGATTCCTATCCGGGGTTTCAGCGTTACGTCGATTTGTTGGTGAAGACGGGCTGCATCAATGACGGCAAGAAAATTTGGTGGGACTGCCGGCCGCATCCCGTCTTTCCGACGCTGGAGTTTCGCATCTGCGATATTCCTACGCGCGTGGACGACACGGTCGCAATTGCAGCGCTGTTCCAGGCGATTGTCGCGAAGCTCACCAAACTGATTGAAAGAAATCTCGGCTTCCGTCTCTACCGGCGCATGTTGATTCAGGAAAACAAATGGCGCGCGGTGCGTTGGGGTCTGGAAGGCAAGATGATTGATTTCGGGAAGCAGAAAGAAGTGCCGACGCGAGATTTAGTGCTCGAGCTTTTAGAGTTTGTTGACGACGTACTTGACGATCTCGGTTCACGCAAGGAAGTCGAACATATCCACACCATTCTCCAGCGCGGAACCTCAGCCGAGGAACAACTCCGCATCTATCGCGAGACGAATGACTTGACCGCGGTTGTCGATCGGCTCATGGAGCTGACAATGGAAAACGTTCCTCGTGACGTCGATCTTAACGTTGGGAAATTTGCTACTGCGCCCTCAACGATTGCGAAGTAA
- a CDS encoding NADH-quinone oxidoreductase subunit N, whose protein sequence is MLLFQVANPDVNLALILPELIVALAGVIVMIVDAFSNPRQRLVTGTLSVLAMLAAAAATIWLWVARPLTASAFNGMIVLDEFRLSFTMIFIVVAILTLLIATIWIETENLPAGEFHALLLFATAGMMLMASAGDLVIVFLGLEILSIATYVLAGFRRTDTRSNESSLKYFILGSFASAFLLYGIALIYGATATNTLPGTTNIATIATRLDQSLYPPLLFAGIAMLIVGFGFKIATAPFHVWTPDVYEGAPTPVTAFMAAGPKAAGFASFMRVFLFGFPIVTAAASTAGFAHAAWVGALAIMAALTMTMGNVVAIVQNNVKRMLAYSSIAHAGYALVGFVAAGAATDPAQRSAAVTAVIFYLLTYAVMNMGAFAIVTLIARKGDQRNEVEDYNGIGFSSPVLAFSLSIFLLSLLGMPLTAGFMGKIMVFSAAVNQGYVWLVVLGVLNTAISAYYYLRLIIVMFFKERTAIWEPPRVPAGVAVALILTILGVFYLGLFPGRVINAFSPKPAGPVVVR, encoded by the coding sequence ATGCTTCTATTTCAAGTCGCTAATCCGGACGTTAACCTGGCGCTCATCCTGCCCGAGCTGATCGTCGCGCTCGCCGGCGTGATCGTGATGATCGTCGATGCGTTCAGTAACCCGCGTCAGCGACTGGTCACCGGCACGTTATCGGTGCTCGCTATGCTCGCGGCCGCCGCCGCGACAATTTGGTTGTGGGTGGCGCGTCCCCTAACGGCCAGTGCCTTCAACGGCATGATTGTGCTCGACGAGTTCCGTCTGAGCTTCACGATGATATTTATCGTCGTAGCGATCCTCACTCTCTTGATCGCGACGATTTGGATCGAGACGGAAAACCTGCCGGCCGGTGAGTTTCATGCACTGCTTCTGTTCGCGACCGCCGGAATGATGCTGATGGCTTCGGCCGGCGACCTGGTAATTGTCTTCCTCGGTCTCGAGATTCTTTCAATCGCGACTTACGTACTCGCCGGATTCAGGCGCACCGATACTCGATCGAATGAATCGTCTTTGAAGTACTTCATTCTCGGCTCGTTCGCTTCGGCGTTCTTGTTGTACGGGATCGCTTTGATTTACGGGGCGACGGCCACAAACACTCTGCCCGGCACGACGAACATCGCCACAATAGCCACGCGCCTCGATCAATCGTTGTATCCGCCGCTGCTGTTCGCCGGGATTGCGATGCTGATCGTCGGTTTCGGATTCAAAATCGCGACTGCGCCATTTCATGTGTGGACGCCTGACGTTTATGAAGGCGCGCCGACTCCGGTCACGGCGTTCATGGCCGCTGGGCCGAAGGCTGCCGGCTTTGCCTCTTTCATGCGTGTCTTCTTGTTCGGCTTTCCCATCGTGACGGCTGCAGCCAGCACCGCGGGCTTTGCGCATGCGGCGTGGGTCGGAGCACTCGCCATCATGGCCGCGCTGACTATGACAATGGGGAACGTCGTCGCCATTGTGCAAAACAACGTCAAGCGCATGCTGGCTTACTCGTCGATCGCCCATGCCGGCTACGCGCTGGTGGGATTTGTCGCGGCCGGAGCGGCAACTGATCCAGCACAGAGAAGCGCGGCCGTTACTGCTGTCATCTTCTACCTGCTCACCTACGCGGTGATGAACATGGGCGCCTTCGCGATCGTCACGCTCATCGCCCGCAAAGGCGACCAGCGAAACGAAGTCGAAGACTACAACGGCATCGGTTTCAGCTCACCGGTGCTCGCGTTCTCGCTCTCGATCTTTCTGCTGAGTCTGCTGGGAATGCCGCTGACCGCCGGCTTCATGGGCAAGATCATGGTGTTCAGCGCGGCCGTGAACCAGGGCTATGTCTGGCTGGTCGTGCTGGGTGTGCTGAACACGGCGATCTCGGCTTACTACTATCTGCGTTTGATTATCGTGATGTTCTTTAAGGAACGGACCGCGATCTGGGAACCGCCGCGTGTTCCGGCAGGCGTCGCCGTCGCGCTGATCCTCACAATCTTAGGCGTGTTCTATCTCGGTCTATTTCCCGGGCGCGTGATTAACGCCTTCAGCCCCAAGCCGGCGGGCCCGGTTGTAGTTCGCTAA
- a CDS encoding NADH-quinone oxidoreductase subunit M, whose product MQSYLLTILILLPVIGAATALVYGFTPGARESHHRWIALGFTTAVFIVSLLLLKGGGGTLGGFQFEENYSWIPSIGARYHVGVDGISLWLVLLTTLLMPIAILSSWTSVTKHQPTYYVLLLLLESAMIGVFVSLDLLLFYLFFEASLVPMFFLIGVWGGERRIYAAVKFFIYTAVGSLLMLVGIIALYFIHQRATGIGTFDYTVLLETLRTTTGVISPRAEFWLFLAFAFAFCIKVPLWPLHTWLPDAHTEAPTAGSVILAGVLLKMGTYGLLRFNFGLFPNASRDFAWLMITLAVIGIIYGALVAMVQPDVKRLVAYSSVSHMGFVVLGLFSFTEQGMQGALYQMLNHGVSTGALFLFVGMIYERRHTRMISDFGGLARPMPWFSTLFVIASLSSIGLPFMNGFVGEFLIMLGAWLTTAVQNAWIVTMLAGTGVIWAAVYMLWMLQRVVFGTKTSEENAKLHDLNLREALLILPLIFLMFFMGVYPQPFLNRSRESVEAARQRVASPQEAAPTVAHK is encoded by the coding sequence ATGCAGAGTTACCTGCTGACAATTTTGATTCTTCTGCCCGTCATCGGCGCGGCGACGGCGCTTGTGTACGGCTTCACCCCGGGCGCGCGCGAATCGCATCACCGTTGGATTGCCCTCGGCTTCACGACGGCGGTGTTCATCGTCTCGCTGCTTTTGCTGAAAGGCGGAGGCGGCACGCTCGGCGGTTTTCAGTTTGAAGAAAACTATTCGTGGATTCCTTCGATCGGAGCGCGTTATCACGTCGGAGTCGACGGCATCAGTCTCTGGCTCGTCCTGTTGACGACGTTGCTGATGCCGATCGCAATTCTTTCCAGCTGGACTTCCGTCACAAAACATCAGCCAACGTACTATGTGCTCCTGTTGCTGCTCGAATCAGCGATGATCGGCGTATTCGTGTCGCTCGACCTGCTGCTGTTTTACCTGTTCTTTGAAGCTTCGCTCGTGCCGATGTTTTTCCTGATTGGCGTTTGGGGTGGCGAGCGGCGAATCTACGCGGCCGTCAAATTCTTCATTTACACGGCGGTCGGTTCGCTGCTCATGTTGGTCGGCATCATTGCGCTGTATTTCATTCATCAGCGCGCGACCGGCATCGGTACTTTTGATTACACGGTGCTGTTGGAAACGCTCCGCACAACCACCGGAGTGATTTCGCCGCGCGCGGAATTCTGGCTGTTCCTGGCGTTCGCGTTTGCGTTTTGTATTAAGGTGCCGCTGTGGCCGCTGCACACCTGGCTGCCCGATGCGCACACCGAAGCTCCCACCGCCGGCTCGGTGATTCTTGCGGGCGTGTTGCTGAAGATGGGCACCTACGGACTGCTCCGTTTCAACTTCGGATTGTTCCCAAATGCATCGCGTGACTTCGCCTGGCTCATGATCACCCTCGCAGTGATTGGCATCATCTACGGCGCGCTCGTGGCGATGGTCCAGCCGGATGTTAAGCGGCTGGTCGCCTACTCCTCTGTTAGTCACATGGGTTTTGTCGTGCTCGGCTTGTTCTCATTTACTGAGCAGGGGATGCAGGGCGCCTTATATCAGATGTTGAACCACGGTGTTTCCACCGGCGCGCTGTTTTTGTTCGTCGGCATGATTTACGAGCGGCGGCACACGCGCATGATCAGCGACTTCGGAGGCCTGGCGCGGCCGATGCCCTGGTTCTCGACACTCTTTGTCATCGCGTCACTTTCATCGATTGGCTTGCCGTTCATGAACGGTTTCGTGGGTGAATTTCTGATCATGCTTGGCGCCTGGCTGACCACCGCCGTGCAGAACGCATGGATTGTGACGATGCTCGCCGGCACCGGGGTGATTTGGGCGGCGGTTTACATGCTCTGGATGTTGCAGCGCGTGGTTTTCGGCACCAAAACAAGCGAAGAGAACGCGAAGCTGCACGACCTGAATCTGCGCGAAGCCTTATTGATTCTGCCGCTGATCTTTTTAATGTTTTTCATGGGAGTTTATCCGCAACCGTTCTTGAATCGTTCGCGCGAGAGCGTTGAAGCGGCGCGTCAACGAGTAGCTTCACCGCAGGAAGCTGCGCCGACGGTGGCGCACAAGTAG
- the nuoL gene encoding NADH-quinone oxidoreductase subunit L, with the protein MENNLLSLIIFAPLAGAVINWLVGRRLRNERFIGIVACAAVGISTVIAFFLAFKSDGALHATQPIMDHLFTWIHVGSFRADFGLAMDRLSGIYALFITFVGFLIHVFATGYMHGDRGYYRFFAYLNLFMFAMLTLILADNFLLMFVGWEGVGLCSYLLIGFYIDKSEAAPAAKKAFIANRVGDWGFILGVMLIFWLTSGAGAPSISFFDKTGLTSALTTIAAMPMDPFGWRIIFAGGITSVAVLLFIGATGKSAQIPLFVWLPDAMAGPTPVSALIHAATMVTAGVYMVVRCSAIYTHAPTAMFIVAIIGAATALFAATIGLAQNDIKKVLAYSTISQLGYMFLACGVGAFVAAIFHVMTHAFFKAQLFLGSGSVIHGMHHEQDMRRMGGLRKYMPVTWITMCAGWLAICGVPIFAGFFSKDEILWKTWSGHNPGIPPGLNKALWFIGAVTALLTAVYMTRLMVMTFWSNERFRDKSQDHHHGEHGHEVAHEPHESPKSMTIPLIVLAILSTVGGLVGVPYALSSMVGGHPRNYFEETLAPVISKAPAADAHGTEPPKDVHWLSPEPEHTDGKPAFTPAREASTHGTEHAVHSPEEIRTERLLTLVSVLIALTGIGIGWVMFNRKPLQQMPRLLENKYYVDEVYDGAVIKPIHVLSREGLWKIFDVGVIDGVLHTLGRSIVDLGRTFRYMQFGFLRGYAAIILTGALIIIGYFAYQGAQMLTR; encoded by the coding sequence ATGGAGAACAACCTCCTCAGTTTAATTATCTTCGCTCCGCTGGCCGGCGCAGTCATCAACTGGCTCGTCGGGCGGCGTCTGCGCAATGAACGATTCATCGGCATCGTAGCTTGCGCGGCGGTGGGAATTTCGACGGTTATCGCTTTCTTCCTGGCCTTCAAATCAGACGGCGCGCTCCACGCAACGCAACCGATCATGGATCACCTGTTCACGTGGATCCACGTCGGCAGCTTCCGGGCCGACTTCGGCCTGGCGATGGATCGACTCAGTGGTATCTACGCGCTCTTCATCACCTTCGTTGGCTTCCTGATTCACGTTTTCGCAACCGGCTACATGCACGGTGATCGCGGTTATTACCGCTTCTTCGCGTATCTGAACCTGTTCATGTTCGCGATGCTGACGCTGATACTGGCTGACAATTTCCTCCTGATGTTCGTCGGTTGGGAAGGCGTCGGGCTGTGCTCGTATCTGCTAATCGGTTTTTACATCGACAAGAGTGAAGCCGCGCCCGCAGCGAAAAAAGCGTTCATTGCCAACCGCGTCGGGGATTGGGGATTCATTCTCGGCGTCATGCTGATCTTTTGGCTGACGTCTGGTGCAGGAGCACCCTCGATTAGTTTCTTCGATAAGACGGGATTAACCAGCGCGCTGACGACTATTGCCGCGATGCCCATGGATCCGTTTGGCTGGCGGATTATTTTCGCCGGCGGCATCACTTCGGTGGCCGTACTTCTCTTCATCGGCGCCACTGGAAAGAGCGCGCAGATTCCTCTGTTCGTATGGCTGCCGGACGCGATGGCCGGCCCCACACCCGTGTCGGCGCTGATTCACGCCGCGACGATGGTTACCGCCGGCGTGTACATGGTGGTCCGTTGTTCGGCGATTTACACGCACGCGCCCACCGCGATGTTCATCGTCGCGATTATCGGCGCGGCCACGGCGCTCTTCGCCGCCACGATCGGGTTGGCGCAAAACGACATCAAGAAAGTTCTCGCGTACTCAACTATTTCACAGCTCGGTTACATGTTTCTCGCGTGCGGCGTCGGCGCGTTTGTTGCGGCGATCTTTCACGTAATGACGCACGCTTTCTTTAAAGCGCAACTGTTTCTCGGTTCCGGCTCAGTCATTCACGGCATGCATCACGAGCAGGACATGCGCCGCATGGGTGGGCTGCGCAAGTACATGCCGGTTACTTGGATCACGATGTGCGCGGGCTGGTTGGCGATTTGCGGCGTGCCGATCTTTGCCGGCTTCTTTTCGAAAGACGAAATCCTTTGGAAGACTTGGAGCGGGCATAACCCTGGCATCCCGCCGGGTCTCAACAAAGCGCTGTGGTTCATTGGCGCGGTGACGGCGCTGCTCACCGCCGTCTACATGACGCGTTTGATGGTGATGACCTTCTGGAGCAACGAGCGTTTTCGCGACAAGAGTCAAGACCATCATCACGGCGAGCACGGTCACGAGGTCGCGCATGAACCGCACGAGTCGCCAAAGTCGATGACGATTCCGCTGATCGTTCTGGCAATCCTTTCGACGGTTGGGGGGTTGGTTGGCGTTCCCTACGCGCTCAGTTCGATGGTTGGCGGTCATCCGAGGAACTATTTTGAAGAGACGCTCGCGCCGGTGATCAGCAAGGCTCCGGCTGCCGACGCGCACGGCACCGAGCCGCCGAAGGATGTGCACTGGCTTTCGCCCGAGCCTGAACACACTGATGGTAAACCTGCATTCACGCCGGCCCGAGAAGCATCGACGCATGGAACAGAACACGCAGTGCACAGCCCGGAGGAAATTCGCACGGAACGGCTGCTCACTCTTGTCTCAGTGCTCATCGCGCTGACCGGCATCGGGATTGGATGGGTAATGTTTAATCGCAAGCCGCTCCAACAGATGCCGCGGCTGCTCGAGAACAAGTATTACGTAGACGAAGTGTACGACGGCGCTGTTATCAAGCCCATTCATGTCCTTTCGCGCGAAGGTCTTTGGAAGATTTTCGATGTCGGTGTAATTGATGGAGTTTTGCACACGCTGGGTCGTTCGATAGTCGATCTCGGCCGAACATTTCGTTACATGCAGTTCGGGTTCCTGCGCGGCTACGCTGCGATCATTCTGACCGGCGCCCTGATCATCATCGGCTACTTCGCGTATCAAGGCGCGCAAATGTTGACGAGATAG
- the nuoK gene encoding NADH-quinone oxidoreductase subunit NuoK, producing the protein MEPQLSWYLALSAVLFTIGVVGVMLKRNVISMFMCIELMLNAVNLTFVAFSSFFRDVSGQLFVFIVMTVAAAEAAVGLGIIIAIFRNRESLDVDDASNLRL; encoded by the coding sequence ATGGAACCACAGCTTTCATGGTATCTCGCGCTTTCGGCCGTGCTATTCACGATCGGCGTAGTCGGCGTCATGCTGAAGCGCAACGTCATCTCGATGTTCATGTGTATTGAACTGATGCTGAATGCCGTGAACCTGACCTTCGTCGCGTTTTCGAGTTTCTTCCGCGATGTCTCAGGTCAGTTGTTCGTTTTTATCGTCATGACGGTAGCCGCCGCGGAAGCCGCCGTGGGTCTGGGAATCATCATCGCCATCTTTCGCAATCGCGAGTCGTTGGATGTCGATGATGCGAGCAATCTGAGATTGTAG